The Peribacillus simplex genome contains a region encoding:
- a CDS encoding DMT family transporter, which translates to MQGETREKFGLLLGLVGVICFSLTLPSTSIAVEYFGTTIVGLGRTVVAAILVAVVLIVRKEKPPTLRQFKRLLIVAFGAVLGFPLLTSWAMESLPVSHGAVELALLPLATAGFAIFRAGEIPSLKFWISSMISSLAVIMYALHLGFGQLQLADLALLAAVIILGLSYAEGGELAKELGSWQVIAWAIMIGAPFFIIPVGLNLTTEMLHAPIHAWISFIYLAVVSQFLAYVAWYSGMALGGIARVSQVQYLQPFLMILFATVFLDESITIFTLVIAVIVVFSVILGKNAPVSKNGAVTEKR; encoded by the coding sequence ATGCAGGGAGAAACAAGAGAAAAATTCGGATTATTATTGGGATTAGTGGGGGTCATTTGTTTTAGCTTAACACTCCCTTCTACAAGTATTGCAGTAGAATATTTTGGGACGACGATCGTTGGTTTAGGAAGAACAGTCGTAGCAGCTATTTTAGTAGCCGTTGTACTGATTGTTCGAAAGGAAAAACCACCTACTCTTCGACAATTCAAACGTTTACTCATTGTTGCCTTTGGTGCAGTTTTAGGATTTCCTCTCCTCACTTCTTGGGCAATGGAATCCTTGCCTGTTTCTCATGGAGCTGTGGAATTGGCTCTGTTACCGTTAGCGACAGCCGGATTTGCTATATTTAGGGCAGGTGAAATCCCATCTCTCAAATTCTGGATTTCAAGTATGATCAGCTCTTTAGCGGTAATTATGTATGCACTTCATCTTGGATTCGGCCAATTGCAATTGGCCGATTTAGCCTTACTGGCAGCAGTGATCATTCTGGGACTTAGTTACGCAGAAGGGGGAGAATTAGCGAAAGAATTAGGTAGCTGGCAAGTGATTGCATGGGCAATTATGATCGGTGCTCCATTTTTCATTATTCCAGTTGGGCTGAATCTGACAACTGAAATGCTTCATGCCCCAATACATGCTTGGATTAGTTTTATTTATCTCGCAGTGGTTAGTCAATTTCTAGCATATGTTGCTTGGTATAGCGGAATGGCTTTGGGCGGGATAGCAAGAGTTAGTCAGGTTCAATATTTACAACCATTTTTGATGATTCTATTTGCAACTGTATTTCTAGATGAATCCATCACAATTTTCACTCTTGTAATAGCAGTGATTGTTGTCTTTTCTGTTATATTAGGCAAGAATGCTCCCGTATCAAAAAACGGAGCTGTAACAGAGAAAAGGTAA
- a CDS encoding PLP-dependent aminotransferase family protein — MNSKYIKIMEDIKLRLEDGSLISGSKLPSVRQLSEYFSCSKNTVIKAYVELEKEHLIYSVPKSGYYVVNEYQKATEENEVIDFLSAGPDKNVMPYVEFQHCMNQAIDHYKEELFTYSDQQGLYSLRVQLVKYLQNLQVFTKPERLVVVSGSQQALNLLVSMPFPNGKNNILIEQPTYFGFIESINLHQTTTFGIELSMEGIDLDRLEYIFRNNDIKFFYIIPRFHNPLGHCYTNNEKKKIVELAEKYDVYIVEDDILGDLDPNPKSDPLFSFDPSGRVIYIKSLSKIFLPGLRVGTVVLPALMINNFIRYKFSSDFTSSALSQGALEIYLKSGMFNSHLKKVKEVYRTKMQILQEACQLLLPANTSFSKPTSGFYLSISLPENVKAKQVVHMLNEQRIYVDDASRMFLAEYKKENLVRLCISQVNESQIKLGVERLAQCIALLDSRKKHNTPNNFLLI, encoded by the coding sequence ATGAATTCAAAATATATAAAGATCATGGAAGACATTAAGCTTCGACTAGAAGATGGTTCGCTAATTTCAGGCAGTAAACTGCCTTCTGTTCGTCAGTTATCTGAGTATTTTTCATGTAGCAAAAATACGGTCATTAAAGCATATGTAGAACTTGAAAAAGAGCATTTAATTTATTCTGTTCCTAAAAGCGGCTACTATGTTGTGAATGAATACCAAAAAGCGACGGAAGAAAATGAGGTGATTGATTTTTTGTCTGCCGGTCCAGATAAAAATGTTATGCCCTATGTGGAATTTCAACATTGTATGAATCAAGCAATTGACCATTATAAAGAAGAGCTTTTTACATACTCTGATCAACAAGGACTTTACTCACTAAGAGTACAGTTGGTGAAATATTTGCAAAATTTACAGGTTTTCACTAAACCAGAAAGGTTAGTCGTTGTATCTGGCTCGCAGCAAGCCCTTAATTTATTAGTGTCCATGCCATTTCCAAATGGAAAAAACAATATTCTAATTGAACAGCCCACTTATTTCGGATTCATTGAGTCGATCAATCTGCATCAAACTACTACTTTTGGAATTGAATTATCAATGGAAGGGATTGATCTTGATCGTCTGGAATACATTTTTCGAAATAATGATATAAAATTTTTCTATATTATCCCGAGATTTCACAATCCACTTGGACATTGTTATACGAATAATGAAAAGAAAAAAATCGTTGAGTTAGCTGAAAAATACGATGTATATATTGTGGAGGATGATATATTAGGAGACCTTGATCCAAATCCAAAATCAGATCCTTTATTTTCTTTTGATCCCTCTGGGAGAGTGATCTATATTAAAAGCCTTTCAAAAATTTTTCTCCCAGGGTTAAGGGTTGGTACTGTCGTTCTTCCTGCTTTAATGATTAACAATTTCATACGATATAAATTCAGTTCGGATTTTACTAGTTCAGCACTTTCTCAAGGCGCGCTAGAAATCTATTTAAAAAGCGGTATGTTTAATAGCCATCTGAAAAAAGTTAAAGAGGTATATAGGACTAAAATGCAAATTCTTCAAGAAGCATGTCAATTATTGCTGCCGGCCAATACTTCTTTTTCAAAACCGACTTCCGGATTCTATCTATCCATCAGTTTGCCCGAAAATGTGAAAGCAAAACAGGTGGTCCATATGTTAAATGAGCAGCGTATATATGTTGATGATGCCTCAAGGATGTTTTTAGCAGAATATAAAAAGGAAAATCTCGTTCGATTATGCATCTCACAAGTGAACGAGAGTCAAATTAAACTAGGGGTAGAGCGATTGGCTCAGTGTATTGCTTTACTTGACAGTAGAAAAAAACATAATACGCCAAATAACTTTTTACTCATATAG
- a CDS encoding GyrI-like domain-containing protein encodes MKYEWRKQEKNLYIPKQKPELVTIPEQKFFLIKGKGNPNEHVFAEKIGVLYSLAYAVRMMPKQGYTPDGYFEYTVYPLEGIWDLTEEGKKLDTLNKDELLYTIMIRQPDFITKEIVERAFENVEKKKPHPFLNDVKFGTFQDGLSVQMLHVGPYDDEPQSFKLMNEFIKNNNLERTALQHREIYLSDFRKVEPAKLKTVLRYKVKPIE; translated from the coding sequence ATGAAATACGAATGGAGAAAACAAGAAAAGAATTTATATATTCCAAAACAAAAACCTGAACTAGTAACAATTCCAGAACAGAAATTTTTTTTGATAAAGGGAAAAGGAAATCCAAATGAGCATGTATTCGCTGAAAAGATAGGTGTTCTTTATTCATTGGCTTATGCGGTCAGAATGATGCCGAAGCAAGGATACACTCCAGATGGATATTTTGAATATACTGTATATCCATTAGAAGGAATTTGGGATTTAACAGAAGAGGGAAAGAAATTAGATACATTGAATAAAGATGAATTATTATATACTATCATGATTAGACAACCAGATTTCATAACAAAAGAAATAGTAGAGAGAGCATTTGAAAATGTAGAAAAAAAGAAACCACATCCATTTCTAAATGATGTAAAGTTCGGTACCTTTCAAGATGGTTTATCAGTCCAAATGCTTCATGTAGGTCCTTATGATGATGAACCTCAAAGTTTTAAATTAATGAATGAATTCATAAAAAATAATAATCTTGAAAGAACCGCATTACAACATAGAGAAATATATCTTTCAGATTTTAGAAAAGTTGAACCTGCAAAATTAAAAACCGTTTTGAGATATAAGGTTAAGCCAATAGAATAG